CTGTTTGAGAATTTCGCCTCGGTGACGGACCACGACAACCTGACCCACCGGCTACGGATCTTCAATTCGGAGCTGGAGTCGCGCAAGCGGTGAAGACGACGCTTGAGGCACCAGTGGGTGCCTCCGGCGGGAATATTTCTGCCAAGATAAAGCACAAGAAAGTCTGGGAGGACGGCTGTGACTGCAAAACTCTACTGTTTCGGCGAGAGCGGCAATGCCTACAAGGCGGCCCTGACGCTAGAGCTGTCGGGCATGGGCTGGGAGCCGGTCTTTGTGGACTTCTTCAAGGGCGAGGCCCGCTCGGACGCCTTCAAGGCCATCAACCCGATGGGCGAAGTGCCGGTGCTGGTCGATGGCGATGTGACGCTGACGCAATCGGGCGTGATCCAGCAATATGTGGTCGACCAGACCGGCAAGCTGGGCGGCGCGCCCGCGGACAAGTACGAAGTGCTGCGTTGGGTCCTATGGGACAACCACAAGATGTCCAGCCAGGCCGGTGTCACCCGTTTCCTGATGAACTTCCTGCCCGAGGAAAAGCGCCCGCAAGAGGCGATCAAGTTCCTGCAGGGCCGTCTGGCCGCGGCCTATGCGGTGCTCAACGCCCATCTCGACGGGCGTGAGTGGATCGCGGGCGACAGCATGACCGTCGCCGATATCTCGAACGCGGGCTACCTGTTCTACGAAGAACCCTTCGGCTTCAACCGCGCCGACTGGCCCCATATCGACGCGTGGCTGACCCGCATCTCCAAGACGCCGGGCTGGAAGCATCCCTATGATTTGATGCAACGGGCGCTGCCTGCATGAGCCACAAAGCTGACATTTTGCTGGATATACTACCCTTGGCCCGCAAAACTCGCGGGCAAGGGACGGAGGAGACATGCTCAGCAGAATGGCGCTTGGGGGCATTTGGGCCTACCAGCAGTATATCTCGCCCAATAAGGGTTTTCGCTGCGCTTGCTCGGTCGCGCATGGCGGCACCGGCTGTTCGGGCTTTGCAAAACATGCGATCCGCGATCACGGGC
The nucleotide sequence above comes from Litoreibacter ponti. Encoded proteins:
- a CDS encoding glutathione S-transferase family protein; this translates as MTAKLYCFGESGNAYKAALTLELSGMGWEPVFVDFFKGEARSDAFKAINPMGEVPVLVDGDVTLTQSGVIQQYVVDQTGKLGGAPADKYEVLRWVLWDNHKMSSQAGVTRFLMNFLPEEKRPQEAIKFLQGRLAAAYAVLNAHLDGREWIAGDSMTVADISNAGYLFYEEPFGFNRADWPHIDAWLTRISKTPGWKHPYDLMQRALPA